Proteins from one Podarcis raffonei isolate rPodRaf1 chromosome 1, rPodRaf1.pri, whole genome shotgun sequence genomic window:
- the RCBTB2 gene encoding RCC1 and BTB domain-containing protein 2 isoform X8, which produces MVLTSDGEVYTWGYNNSGQVGSGSTANQPIPRRVTSCLQSKIAINIACGQMCSMAVVENGEVYVWGYNGNGQLGLGNSGNQPTPCRIAALQGIRVQRVACGYAHTLVLTDEGQLYAWGANSYGQLGTGNRGNQSYPAPVPVDKDRVVEIAACHSAHTSAAKTQGGQVYMWGQCRGQSLTLPHPTHFVCTDDVFACFATPAVTWRLLSVEPDDHLTVAQSIKKEFDSPDNADVRFQVDGKYIHVHKVLLKIRCEHFRSVLNNNNDEIIEISEFSYPVYRAFLEYLYTDSISLPPEDAVGLLDLATFYRENRLKKLCQQTIKQGISEENAIALLSAAVKYEAKELEEFCFRFCINHLTVVTQTSGFAEMDHDLLKNFISKASQVGAFKN; this is translated from the exons ATGGTTTTAACATCTGATGGAGAG GTTTATACATGGGGCTACAACAATTCAGGGCAAGTTGGATCTGGCTCAACAGCCAACCAGCCAATTCCACGGAGAGTCACTAGCTGCTTACAAAGCAAGATTGCAATTAACATTGCTTGTGGCCAGATGTGCTCAATGGCAGTGGTAGAAAATGGGGAG GTTTATGTCTGGGGATACAATGGCAATGGTCAGCTTGGATTGGGCAATAGCGGCAATCAACCAACACCTTGCAGAATAGCAGCTCTGCAAGGCATCCGTGTGCAGCGG GTTGCCTGTGGCTATGCACATACCTTAGTGCTAACGGACGAAGGTCAGCTGTATGCCTGGGGAGCAAATTCCTATGGCCAGTTAGGCACTGGGAATAGAGGGAACCAATCCTACCCTGCGCCTGTTCCTGTGGATAAAGACAG AGTCGTAGAGATTGCTGCCTGTCACTCTGCTCACACTTCTGCTGCTAAAACCCAGGGTGGCCAAGTGTACATGTGGGGTCAGTGCCGGGGACAGTCTCTCACTCTGCCGCATCCCACCCACTTTGTCTGCACGGATGATGTCTTTGCTTGTTTTGCTACTCCTGCAGTGACTTGGCGTCTCCTCTCAGTGG AGCCTGATGACCACTTAACAGTAGCTCAGTCAATAAAGAAGGAATTTGACAGTCCAGATAATGCAGATGTGAGATTTCAAGTGGATGGAAAATACATTCATGTTCATAAAGTCCTTCTCAAAATTAG GTGTGAGCACTTCCGTTCAGTactaaacaacaataatgatGAAATTATAGAAATAAGTGAATTCTCATATCCCGTTTACCGAGCCTTTCTGGAATACCTGTACACGGACAGCATCAGTCTTCCTCCTGAAGATGCAGTAG GTCTGCTGGACCTCGCAACCTTCTACCGAGAAAATAGACTGAAAAAGCTTTGCCAGCAAACAATCAAGCAGGGAATTTCCGAGGAGAATGCGATCGCCCTTCTTTCTGCCGCAGTCAAGTATGAAGCAAAG GAATTGGAGGAATTTTGCTTTCGGTTTTGCATAAACCACTTGACTGTAGTTACTCAGACATCaggctttgcagaaatggaccatGACCTTCTGAAGAACTTCATTAGCAAAGCCAGCCAAGTGGGAGCATTTAAAAACTGA